The nucleotide window GAAAAGCAGCTGGACTTATTATCCAAACGTTTCATCGTTTTTGAAATCGATGCAATCAAAGATCATAAGATCCTATTTCCGATTGTGACCATCATCATTATGGAAGTTTTCATCAATAAGATGAGGAGACTCAAAGGTATCAGAAAGCTCATCCTCATTGAAGAAGCCTGGAAAGCCATTGCCAAGGAGGGGATGGCTGAGTATATCAAGTACCTGTTCAAGACCGTCAGGAAATTTTTCGGAGAAGCCATAGTGGTAACTCAGGAAGTTGATGATATCATTCAGTCACCGATTGTGAAAGAAAGTATCATTAATAATTCGGATTGTAAGATTCTTCTTGACCAAAGGAAGTATATGAACAAGTTCGATGATATTCAGGCGATGCTGGGATTAACCGACAAAGAAAAGTCTCAAGTTTTGTCCATCAATATGAATAACGATCCGAGAAGATTGTATAAAGAAGTTTGGATTGGACTGGGTGGAACACACTCTGCAGTCTATGCGACCGAGGTATCTACCGAAGAATATCTGGCTTATACCACTGAAGAAACAGAAAAGATGGAAGTGATGAATCTTGCATCAGAACTTGATGGCAATGTCGAACATGCCATCAAGCGGATTTCTCTCAAGAGAATAAAACCGAACACAAAAGAAAATTAAATCATTTAAAAATTTACAGCAATGAAACAATTAATCATCAAAACATTGATGGTAGCATTATTCGCTACCTTCACCTATACAAAAGCACAATTTGTCGTGACCGATCCAGCCAACTTAGCGTCAGGCATATTAAACTCAGCCAATGAAATTGTGCAGACCTCATCGACGGTATCTAATGTGATAAAGAACTTTAATGAAGTTAAGAAAGTCTATGAACAGGGAAAAGAGTACTATGACCAGCTGAAAGCCATCAACAATCTCGTTAAGAATGCCAGAAAAGTACAGCAGACCGTTCTTTTGGTAGGCGATGTTTCTGAAATGTACGTGAACAATTTCGGTAAAATGCTGAATGACCCCAATTTTAATACTCAGGAATTAGCTTCCATTGCCAATGGTTATTCTGCGCTTCTTACGGAGAGCACGGAGCTATTGAAAGAACTCAAAGAGATCATCACTTCTAACGGTCTTTCTCTGAATGATAAAGAAAGGATGGATGTTGTTGACCGGGTTTATAAAGAGGTTAAAGCGTATCATAATCTGGTACGATACTATACCAATAAAAATATTTCGGTCAGTTATCTCAGAGCAAAAAAACAGAACAATACCCAAAGGGTGCTGGATCTTTACGGAACCTCCAATCAAAAATACTGGTAAGATGGAACCGAATAACTTACACGAAGTACTTCGTTCCGTTTATGAGGAAATGATGCCGATGTGCGCTGATATGGCTGCGGTAGCAAAAGGAGTAGCCGGATTAGGCGCTTTATTCTATGTAGCGCTAAAAGTCTGGCAGTCATTGAGTCGTGCAGAATCGATTGATTTGTTTCCCATGCTGAGACCTTTTGCCATAGGCATCTGCATTATGTTTTTTACCACATTGGTTTTAGGAAGTCTTAATGGGGTAATGAGTCCCATCGTTCAGGGAAGCCATTCAATGCTGGAGAATCAGGTCTTGGATATGAACGAGCTGCAACAGAAAAAGGATCTTTTAGAACGAGAAGCGATGCTCAGGAATCCGGAGATGGCTTATCTTATTTCAAACGAAGAATTTGACAAGAAGCTGGAAGAGCTCGGATGGTCACCATCGGATCTGGTCACGATGTCCGGAATGTATATTGAACGAGAAATGTTTGCCATCAAGAAAGATATCAGAGATGGTTTCCGTGAGTTTCTTGAAATTCTGTTTCAATCGGCAGCCTTAGTTATTGATACCATCAGAACCTTCTTTCTGATTGTCCTTTCAATATTAGGACCTATCGCATTTGCCATTTCTGTATGGGATGGTTTCCAAACAACTTTAACCCAGTGGCTGACCAGGTACGTTAGTGTTTACCTATGGCTTCCTGTTGCTGATATTTTCAGTGCCATTCTTGCCAAGATACAAACCTTGATCTTAGAACGGGATATCGAGATGCTCGCAGATCCCACCTTTATTCCTGATACTTCCAATACGGTATACATCATCTATATGGTGATTGGGATCATAGGTTATTTTACGGTGCCAACGGTGACTGGCTGGGTAATTCAGGCAGGAGGTGCAGGCAACTTTATGCGTAATGTGAACCAGACTGCCACGAAATCAGGTAATGTCGCAGGAGCGGCAGTAGGTTCTGCAACAGGAAATATTTCGGGAAGATTATTAAAATAAAAATTACTGTTCTATGGAATTTAAAACGTTAAGAAATATTGAGAGCAGCTTCAAGCAGATCCGTTTGTTTACATTCGTTTTTGCGGTGTTGTGTTTTGGAGTAGTAGGTGTAGTTGTCTTTAAATCCTACCAGTTTGCCGAAGAGCAGCGTCAAAAGATCTATGTGCTGGATAACGGCAAATCATTAATGGTAGCGCTATCTCAGGATATGTCGATCAACAGACCTGTAGAAGCAAGAGAGCATGTGAGACGATTTCACGAATTATTCTTCACCATTGCCCCAGATAAGAATGCTATTGAAAGTAATGTCAAAAGGGCTTTCAATTTGGCTGATCAATCCGCATTCAATTACTATAAAGACCTTCAGGAAAAAGGTTACTATAACAGAATCATTTCAGGTAATATCCAGCAGAGAGTTGAGGTAGACAGTGTCGTTGCCAACTTTGATAGTTACCCTTATGACGTAAAAACTTATGCAAGACAATTCATTATCAGGTCCAGCAATCTTACCATCAGGAATTTAATTACCAACTGTTCATTGGTTAATTCTGTACGGTCTGACAGCAATCCTCAGGGATTTATCATTGAAAAATTCAACGTGCTTGAAAATAGAGATGTCGAAACTGTTGAACGCTAATAAGACCGATATGAAAAAACTAAGAGATACACTCGAAAATTATGTTGTAAAGATTGATACACACTGGAAATCTCTTCCGGTAGATCGACAAAAATTCCTGACCAAGGTTTTCTTTGGTGGTTATGTTTTGATAACCGTCATCGTCATTGTCAATATCTGTATTTCTACAGGTCAAAGAAGTAATACCATTTCTATCAATCATATTGACGGCATTTCTAAGAAAACTATCGAAAAAGGATCGACGCATAATGAAATAGTAAACTCATCCACTAAAAAATAGAATATGAAAGATTCAGAGAAAATTAGAGTGACAGAAAATGATCTCTCCCAAAATTCTAACGGAGTGAATGATCATCCCAAGGCTCAATGGGAAAGATTAAAGAAACCTTTCATCTACTTTTTGATGGCTGCTGTATGTGCATCTTGCTTTTATCTCATCTTTAAGCCCAAAACCGATCATACCATTATTGAAGAGGCTGGCTTTAATGCAGCTATTCCACAGGCAAAAGACGGTCAATTGCAGTCTGATAAGCAAAAGGCTTATGAGCAGCAGTTATTAGAGCAAAAGAATGAAGAAAAGAGAAATTCAATAACAACTTTATCAGATTACTGGAATGACCAGAACGGTGTAAACTATAATAGCAACCCACCTTCTTCAACATCCACTAAAAGTGTACTTCAGCAATCTGATCAGAATGCTCTGAACAGTTATCGAAATGCACAGCAGAACTTAAGCTCATTCTATAATCGGGATAATCAGGAGGTCAATAACTTAAGGAAAGAAATTTCAAGGCTAAAGAATGAGTCAATGCAAAATCATGCTGTTCCTGCGGGTCTGGGAATGAACGACCAGTTAGAGCTCATGGAAAAATCGTATCAAATGGCTGCTAAGTATCTTCCAACGACGCCAAAGCAGGAAAAACCAGCAGGAAAAGAAGAGATCGAAAAGTCAACGGAAAAGAAGGTTAAACTGACTTCAGCAATACCGGTACGTTCCAATGTTGTTTCCTCATTATACAGAGACCAGTCGGATAGTGCTTTTGTCGCAGGTTTGAATCAGAATAGATTTTATGACAGTCAAAATGATTCAGAAAACTCGGTTCAAACAAAAAACGCAATAAGAGGTGTGGTCTATGAAACTAAGACTTTGGTCAACGAAAGTACATTATCTATAAGGCTTTCAGAAGCGATGAAAGTCGGACGAGCTGAAATTCCAATTGGGAGTTTACTGATTGCTGTAAGCAAATTTCAGGGTGGGAGGCTTCAGTTAAAAATATCTTCCATTCAATCTCAAGGTAATATCTATCCTGTAGAAATCAATGTTTATGACACTGACGGTCAGATGGGATTGTATGTTCCTTATTCCGCGGAGCAGAATGCGGTAAGCGATATTGTAGCTAATATGAGCCAGACTTCAGGCACCAATATTATGATGACCCAATCTGCAGGGCAGCAGATTGCAGCTGATCTGAGCAGGGGAGTAGTACAGGGGCTGTCTGGTTATTTTCAGAAGAGAGTCAGACAATTGAAAGTAACTGTAAAAGCTGGCCATCAAGTTTTACTCTTACCCAAAAATAACTAATCAAAAAAAATAAAAATGAATACACAAAAGAGTCATTATATTCTCATTATGCTATTACTTCTATTAGTAAGCAAGGCATTTGGGCAGGATTCTGTGACAACTTATATTTCCTTGGAACAGGCAAAATTGGACCCTTTCCGGATTAACGTCACCTACAATAAAACAAGTCATCTGATATTCCCCTCATCAATACGATATGTTGATCTGGGAAGTGACCTCTTGGTTGCCAATAAGGCAGAGCCTATAGGAAACGTTCTTCGTGTTAAGTCAGCTGTCAGGGATTTTGAAGAGGAAACTAATTTTTCGGTCATTACTGAAGATGGAAAATTTTACAGTTTTGATGCATCCTACAGTTCTTATCCGGAAATACTCAGCTATGATTTAGTAAAACTTCAGAGAGGTATGGAGCGACAGTATGCTGATGTATTATTTGAAGATCTTAAAGGAAGCTCAACATCTTTCACTTGGCTCATTATGGAAAATCTTTACAGGAAAAGCAACAGAATTATTAAACATATTGTTTCAAAAAGCTATGGAATTGAGTTTTCAGTCAGAGCACTGCACGTTAATGACAGCAAGTTTTATTTCACATTGCAGGTTAAGAATCAAAGTAATGTGGGGTATGCTATTGAATGGGTCAATTTTAAAATTGTCGATAAAAAGAACTTAAAGCGAACGGTCGTTCAGGATAAGATTTTAGAGAAGGTTCGTACCTATTTCCCGGAAAGGATAATAGCTGATCATTCAGACAGTAAAGGGATTTATATGCTTGATCAGTTTACACTCTTAAAAGATCAGGTTTTGGAGATTGAAATTCTGGAAAAGAATGGGGGAAGGCATCTGAAAGTACAGCTTGAAAATGAAGATATTGTTCATGCAAGATTGATAAACAGTTTAACCATTAAAACGGAGTAAGATGCACAAAATATTTTTAACAGTCATCTTAACGATGATAATGGGTAGCAAAATATTTGCTCAACAGATGATTCCCAAGCAAATTGGTGTTGAATTTACCTATTCAGTATTTCCAAAATCTCCAGAAAAACAAAATTATATGTTAAGTACTGGGCTTGTTTCTTACTCGAAGAATGGTAATTACTTCTTTGGACTAACAGAATTTAGCAGAAAATATTATAAATACACTAGCTGCGATATTCCGATAGATACATTCCTGCTGAGTGGTGGTTACAGTTTTTATCTATGGGGAGACTTCATGCGAAATGTCAATTTTAATCTGGGAATTGGAGGTCTTGTTGGTTACGAGCAGATTAATAGAGGTGATGAATTGTTGTATGATGGATCAAAGCTTAACTCTACAGGTAATTTTATTTATGGGACGAACGGTAAGCTGTCTATTGAAAGCTATCTGACTGAGCATTTAGTTTTCCTGGTCAACGGGCAACTTCGCTTTTTGAAAAATAGTCAAATGGTTAATTTTCACTCTCTGCTGGGGGTAGGAATAAGATATAATTTCTAAAAATAATGAAAAATGAAAAATATAATTAATACAGCTAAAATACAACTAAAGTGTTTCTTGCTACTATTTGTGATTGGACTATTTGTACAATCATGTGAGAAAGATGATTTGGAAATTCAGCAGAATTATCCTTTTAAGGTGTCGGTTATGCCTGTTCCTAAGGATATCGCTAAAGATGAGTATGTGGAGATCCGTATCAAAATTATTCCTGAAGGTAATTTTGCTGACACCAAATATTATCTTCGATATTTTCAGTTTGAGGGAGCAGGAAAGCTGCAGTATTATAACACTCAACCTTACTTTCCTAATGATATTTATCCTCTTTATGAGAAAGAGTTCAGATTGTATTATACTTCAACCTCTGAAGTTTCACAATCATTTACGGTATGGCTCTCAGACAGTTTTGGAAATGAGGAGAAAATTGAATTTCAATTCAACAACAAAAAGCTAAACGGATAAATACTATTTCTTTAGCTTACAAATATATATTTCCACTTCAAATAAAACCATCTAATTTGAGAAGCATTGTTTAGTATTTGCGGAAAGATGGTTGGCCTCCTAAAGGACAAGCATCTTTCCGCGACGCCACAAGAATCCAGAACGGGAACCGGCTCTGGATTCTTATTTTTAGAAATTTAAGTCCCTTATAAAATACCTTCATTGGAGAAAGAGAAGGAGTCGGTTGAAGTTATTATACAATGATCAAGCATGTTAATATTTAATAGTTGGGCAGCCTCCTTTATTTTTTGTGTAATGTTTATGTCTTCGCGAGAAGGTGTAAGGTTTCCGGAAGGATGGTTATGGGCTATAATAAATGATACGGCATTACATAATAGAGCTCCCTGCATGATGATTCTGATGTCAACAAGAGAAGAGGTAATTCCAGATTCTGATATTTTTTGTATTCCTAAGACCTTGTTAGCCTGATTCATATACATTGAGTAAAATGACTCTCTGTAGTCGATCTGATCTGCATCAAAATGTTCCCTGAAAATATCTGTAGCATCCTGGGAGTTCAGTACTTTTTTTTCAGCATTTCCTTTTCTTGTGTAGATCAATTTGATCTCATTTACGATATTATATTTCATTGTTATTGCTCTGAGTACGGCAGAGCCTTTTGTTTCCCGTACTTAAGTTAAAACAGCATTTATTTAAAAACATCTTTGAACTGTTATGTGTCTTTTTTAGATCAAAAGCCTTTTCAATCTCTTCTCCGTCCTATTTCTTAAAAGCCTTTCAGGCTTCGCTGAATATTTTTCAAAAGAAAAACCGGAAAAAAGAAAGCAGATATGAAGTGTTGACAAAGAATAAAACCAAAAGGAAACGGAATAATTGGAGGGTACCTTTAGGGAGGAAACAGTTTATGCCGTAGTCTTTTGGTTGGATTAGCAAGACGGCTGGCAACAATACCTTAGCTGCCTTTTTACCGGTTTATTATGGAAAATGTTTCATGTAATAGCAGTCAATAACCTGTTTTTGTATATGAAATGAATGTTTAAATTAACAATGTTGATTTTATTTGTATTTTAGTTGAATCTAAGAATGATGAATTTCTTTGCATCAATTTTCTCTTGTTGCACCTAAAAAATAAATTTAAACGTAATCACATCTTTTATAAATAAAAATTTTTTCCGCCTGATGGTTGACGTTAAGTGTTTCGTTTGATTTTACATCTTTCAAGCGTTAGACGTTTATATTTAAAAGCCAAATACATCGCATAAGTGTCTGGGTTTAATTTCAGAACAGTTGTCCAATACTTTTATTAAAAAAGTATTGGTATGGAGAAGAAAGTTGAAATTAGTAACATTACCATAGAGGAGATTATCAAGATTTTTAAAGAAGAGGAGGGAATTGAATTGAGCATTGAGGAGGCGAAAGATATTTTAAGCTTTCTGACGATGCTCTTAAAAATTACCATTAAGAGTTTTTTAGAACAATAATATTTTCTAAGATTTATATATGAAAAAAGCCGATTTATATATCCGTGTGTCAACTGATGAGCAGGCAGATAAGGGATACTCGCAAAGAGATCAGGAGGAACGATTAAAACGTTATTGTGAAAACAATAACATTAAAGTAGGTCAAATCATTTATGAAGATTACTCAGCTAAGACTTTTATCAGGCCAGAGTGGATTAAATTACTGGATACGCTAAAGAAAAAAAGCTCAAAAACGGATCTGCTGCTTTTTACAAAATGGGATCGCTTCAGCAGGAACGCTGGCGATGCGTATCAAATGATTAACATACTTAGGAAAATTAACGTTGAACCGCAGGCCATTGAGCAACCTTTAGATCTTTCAATTCCTGAAAATAAAATGATGCTGGCTATATATCTTGCTGCACCGGAAGTTGAAAACGACAGGCGCGCTCTGAATACTTATTATGGAATGCGCCGTGCTAAAAAAGAAGGCAGATTAATGGGAAGGGCACCTTATGGCTACGCTAACAGAATAACGGAGAACGGGAAAAAGTATGTAATCCCGAAGGAACCGGAAGCTTCCAATATGAAATGGGCATTTAATGAAATGTCCAAAGGCGTTTATTCAGCGAGCCAAATCATGGATATGATGAACAGAAAAGATGGAAAGTCAGTTAAGATAAGTGCCTTTCTTGCAAGTTTACGCAATACCGCATATTGCGGGAAAATTTACGTGGAGCAATTCAATGAAGAGGAGGCTCATTTTGTTAAAAGTATTCATGAACCTTTGATCAGTGAAGAACTATTCGAAAAAGTTCAATGTATAATGGATGGAAATGTGAATCCAGCCAGACCTAATGTAAAAGTACTGTCTGACGATAATTTGCCATTAAGAGGTTTCCTTGTGTGTCCGGAATGTGGTCATTTGATTACAGGCAGTGCCTCTACGGGACGTTCTGGAAATAAATATTATTACTATCATTGCCAGTCACCGTGTTCATACCGTTACAAATCTGAGATTATTAATTCTAAATTTTTAGAAATATTGCAGTCATTGGAAATGCGCGCATCTATAAAAAATTATTTGAAAAAAGTGTTGAGGCAAAATTTTGAAAAATTAATCAATAATCCCCAAAGAGAGAGGAAAGCAATTCTATTAGAAATAGATCGTTTAAACAACAGATTGAAACAGGCAAGAAATAAACTAATGGAGGAGGTAATTGATGATGAAGATTATCTTGAAATTAAGACCGACTGTAAAGTACAAATTGAAAAGCTTGAAGTTAAATTAACTAAAGGAAAAGATAATAAGAAAATAGATTTTCAAAAACTACTAGACCAAGCATTATCGAACCTAGTAAACCTTGCGAAAGTCTATACTGATGGGGATATCGAGGTAAAACGTAAAATAATTGGTTCGATATTTCCTGAAAAATTGCAATTTTCAGAAAATCATTATCGAACCACCCGACCCAATGTTTTGCTCTCTTATATATACCAGATAAACAATGAGTTAGGTGCGAAAAAAAACCGGAAAGAAAGTGAATTATCACCTCTTTCCGGTCTTGTACCCAGGACCGGGATCGAACCGGTACTCCTAAGAACTGGTGTTTGAGACCAGCGCGTCTACCAATTCCGCCACCTGGGCTTGATGTTGATTTCAAACGTGATGTTTGTTTCAAATTGGTGTGCAAATATAGGAACTTTTTTCAATGTTCAAAAGGTTTTTGAAGAAAAATTTTTAAAAACTGAGTTCCAAACCATCGTGGGCAAGGTGAATTCCATCCGGAAGCTCCTTATCTTCAATGTCATGCAGTCCAAGATGATGGCTGATGTGGGTTAGAAATAATTTTTTAGGTTTGAGCTCTTCGAACAATTTAATAACATCGGGAAGAATAAAATGGGCAGGATGAGGATCAAATTTTCTGATACAGTTTAAGATCAGAACATCCAGATCTTTCAGTTTTTCCTTCTCTGTTTCGGAAATAAATCCCGCATCTGTAATGTAGGCAAGCTTTTTAAACTTATATCCGAACACAGTAATTTTATAGTGAATCACTTCTACAGGGGTGATTTCAGTATCCAATACCTCAAAAGGTTTGTTTTCAATCTCGTGAAGTTCAAAAGCAGGTGCGCCGGGGTACCTCACATCAGCAAAAGCGTATGGAAACCTGTTTTTTATTTCGTGAGCCACCCTTGAGTAGCAGTAGAGCGGAACATCTTTTCCGCTTTTAAAAATTAGTGGCCGCATATCATCCAATCCGATGACGTGATCATTGTGCTCATGGGTAATCAATGCAATGTCTACAGTGTGTTCGTGGTTGGTAAGCATTTGCTGCCTGAAATCCGGACCGCAGTCGATCAGTATTTTTTTATTTTCCTCCGTAGTAACCATCACGGAAGAACGTAAACGTTTATCTTTGGGATTTTCTGAAGTACACACTTCACATGTGCAGCCTATAACAGGTACACCTTGAGAAGTACCGGTTCCTAAAAATTTCAACTTCATTTTGTTTTGAGGTTGGTTTAATTTTGGTAAATTTACAAAAAATTTCATGTCCTAATGTATCAGAAACTAACTCCTAAACAAAAAGCATTAACAATTAATCTAGATCCTACTATTTATGGTACTTTCGCAGAAATTGGAGCAGGGCAGGAGACTGTTCGCCACTTTTTTAGAGCAGGGGGAGCTTCCGGTACGATTGCTAAGGCAATGTCTGCTTATGACAAAGATTTTAGTGATGCCATCTACGGAAAAGAAGTAAAAAACAGGTACGTTACCCAGAACAGACTTCGTAAAATGCTTCGGTATGAAGTCGCTTTGATTGAAGAGAGAATTTCAAGAGATAATAATCCGGATAGAAAATTCTTTTCTTATGCCAATACAGTAACAACCATCAATTTTGATAAGACTGTAAAAGGCCACGGCTGGGTAGGAATCCGTTTTCAGACCAAAGAAAATGAAGATTACAATGAGATCGTTATCCATGTAAAATTCAAGGAAAATGACGCTACTCTTCAGCAGGAAACTTTAGGTAACCTTGGTGTAAACCTTATTTTCGGAGCTTTCAATTACTTTGATAACCCAAGAACTTTAGTAGAATCTCTATACGATGATATCGCAAAAGATAACCTGGAGATTGATATGATCGATTTCAGCGGACCGGCTTTTGCCTATGTAGATAACAGACTGATGTCCCTTCAGCTAGTGAAAAACGGAATGACTGATGCTGTTATTTTCAATTCACAGGGGAACAACATGCTGCCGGCAGACGTATTATACAAGAAAAATATTTTTGCGGTAAGAGGGAGCTTCAGACCGGTAACGAAAGTAAACATTGACATGCTTAAAAACGGGATGGATATGTTTTTCAAAGATGCCACCTGTACCCATGAAGAAACAGAAGTCCTTATCGAAATCACCATTTCCAACCTGAGGGCAGACGGGGATATTGATGAAAGAGATTTCCTTGACAGAGTGGATATTTTAGGCAAACTGGGATATACTGTTATTATTTCAAACTTCTCTGAATACTACAGACTGATTGATTATTTTGCGTCTTATACAAGCGGGGATATCGGGGTAGCAATGGGTGTAAATAACCTGTTGATGGTATTCGATGAGAAATATTATAAAAATCTGTCAGGAGGAATTCTGGAAGCATTCGGAAAGTTTTTCAGAAACGGAATGAGGGTTTACCTGTATCCTTATAAAGATCCGGAAACA belongs to Chryseobacterium gleum and includes:
- a CDS encoding conjugal transfer protein TraO — translated: MHKIFLTVILTMIMGSKIFAQQMIPKQIGVEFTYSVFPKSPEKQNYMLSTGLVSYSKNGNYFFGLTEFSRKYYKYTSCDIPIDTFLLSGGYSFYLWGDFMRNVNFNLGIGGLVGYEQINRGDELLYDGSKLNSTGNFIYGTNGKLSIESYLTEHLVFLVNGQLRFLKNSQMVNFHSLLGVGIRYNF
- the traN gene encoding conjugative transposon protein TraN, producing MNTQKSHYILIMLLLLLVSKAFGQDSVTTYISLEQAKLDPFRINVTYNKTSHLIFPSSIRYVDLGSDLLVANKAEPIGNVLRVKSAVRDFEEETNFSVITEDGKFYSFDASYSSYPEILSYDLVKLQRGMERQYADVLFEDLKGSSTSFTWLIMENLYRKSNRIIKHIVSKSYGIEFSVRALHVNDSKFYFTLQVKNQSNVGYAIEWVNFKIVDKKNLKRTVVQDKILEKVRTYFPERIIADHSDSKGIYMLDQFTLLKDQVLEIEILEKNGGRHLKVQLENEDIVHARLINSLTIKTE
- a CDS encoding DUF3872 domain-containing protein translates to MKNIINTAKIQLKCFLLLFVIGLFVQSCEKDDLEIQQNYPFKVSVMPVPKDIAKDEYVEIRIKIIPEGNFADTKYYLRYFQFEGAGKLQYYNTQPYFPNDIYPLYEKEFRLYYTSTSEVSQSFTVWLSDSFGNEEKIEFQFNNKKLNG
- the traJ gene encoding conjugative transposon protein TraJ, with product MEPNNLHEVLRSVYEEMMPMCADMAAVAKGVAGLGALFYVALKVWQSLSRAESIDLFPMLRPFAIGICIMFFTTLVLGSLNGVMSPIVQGSHSMLENQVLDMNELQQKKDLLEREAMLRNPEMAYLISNEEFDKKLEELGWSPSDLVTMSGMYIEREMFAIKKDIRDGFREFLEILFQSAALVIDTIRTFFLIVLSILGPIAFAISVWDGFQTTLTQWLTRYVSVYLWLPVADIFSAILAKIQTLILERDIEMLADPTFIPDTSNTVYIIYMVIGIIGYFTVPTVTGWVIQAGGAGNFMRNVNQTATKSGNVAGAAVGSATGNISGRLLK
- a CDS encoding JAB domain-containing protein, yielding MKYNIVNEIKLIYTRKGNAEKKVLNSQDATDIFREHFDADQIDYRESFYSMYMNQANKVLGIQKISESGITSSLVDIRIIMQGALLCNAVSFIIAHNHPSGNLTPSREDINITQKIKEAAQLLNINMLDHCIITSTDSFSFSNEGIL
- the traM gene encoding conjugative transposon protein TraM, whose translation is MKDSEKIRVTENDLSQNSNGVNDHPKAQWERLKKPFIYFLMAAVCASCFYLIFKPKTDHTIIEEAGFNAAIPQAKDGQLQSDKQKAYEQQLLEQKNEEKRNSITTLSDYWNDQNGVNYNSNPPSSTSTKSVLQQSDQNALNSYRNAQQNLSSFYNRDNQEVNNLRKEISRLKNESMQNHAVPAGLGMNDQLELMEKSYQMAAKYLPTTPKQEKPAGKEEIEKSTEKKVKLTSAIPVRSNVVSSLYRDQSDSAFVAGLNQNRFYDSQNDSENSVQTKNAIRGVVYETKTLVNESTLSIRLSEAMKVGRAEIPIGSLLIAVSKFQGGRLQLKISSIQSQGNIYPVEINVYDTDGQMGLYVPYSAEQNAVSDIVANMSQTSGTNIMMTQSAGQQIAADLSRGVVQGLSGYFQKRVRQLKVTVKAGHQVLLLPKNN
- a CDS encoding recombinase family protein, whose translation is MKKADLYIRVSTDEQADKGYSQRDQEERLKRYCENNNIKVGQIIYEDYSAKTFIRPEWIKLLDTLKKKSSKTDLLLFTKWDRFSRNAGDAYQMINILRKINVEPQAIEQPLDLSIPENKMMLAIYLAAPEVENDRRALNTYYGMRRAKKEGRLMGRAPYGYANRITENGKKYVIPKEPEASNMKWAFNEMSKGVYSASQIMDMMNRKDGKSVKISAFLASLRNTAYCGKIYVEQFNEEEAHFVKSIHEPLISEELFEKVQCIMDGNVNPARPNVKVLSDDNLPLRGFLVCPECGHLITGSASTGRSGNKYYYYHCQSPCSYRYKSEIINSKFLEILQSLEMRASIKNYLKKVLRQNFEKLINNPQRERKAILLEIDRLNNRLKQARNKLMEEVIDDEDYLEIKTDCKVQIEKLEVKLTKGKDNKKIDFQKLLDQALSNLVNLAKVYTDGDIEVKRKIIGSIFPEKLQFSENHYRTTRPNVLLSYIYQINNELGAKKNRKESELSPLSGLVPRTGIEPVLLRTGV
- a CDS encoding MBL fold metallo-hydrolase produces the protein MKLKFLGTGTSQGVPVIGCTCEVCTSENPKDKRLRSSVMVTTEENKKILIDCGPDFRQQMLTNHEHTVDIALITHEHNDHVIGLDDMRPLIFKSGKDVPLYCYSRVAHEIKNRFPYAFADVRYPGAPAFELHEIENKPFEVLDTEITPVEVIHYKITVFGYKFKKLAYITDAGFISETEKEKLKDLDVLILNCIRKFDPHPAHFILPDVIKLFEELKPKKLFLTHISHHLGLHDIEDKELPDGIHLAHDGLELSF
- a CDS encoding DUF4141 domain-containing protein: MVALFATFTYTKAQFVVTDPANLASGILNSANEIVQTSSTVSNVIKNFNEVKKVYEQGKEYYDQLKAINNLVKNARKVQQTVLLVGDVSEMYVNNFGKMLNDPNFNTQELASIANGYSALLTESTELLKELKEIITSNGLSLNDKERMDVVDRVYKEVKAYHNLVRYYTNKNISVSYLRAKKQNNTQRVLDLYGTSNQKYW
- the traK gene encoding conjugative transposon protein TraK, with the protein product MEFKTLRNIESSFKQIRLFTFVFAVLCFGVVGVVVFKSYQFAEEQRQKIYVLDNGKSLMVALSQDMSINRPVEAREHVRRFHELFFTIAPDKNAIESNVKRAFNLADQSAFNYYKDLQEKGYYNRIISGNIQQRVEVDSVVANFDSYPYDVKTYARQFIIRSSNLTIRNLITNCSLVNSVRSDSNPQGFIIEKFNVLENRDVETVER